Proteins encoded within one genomic window of Komagataella phaffii GS115 chromosome 3, complete sequence:
- a CDS encoding UDP-glucose:dolichyl-phosphate glucosyltransferase, producing the protein MVRTLILVALGLVVVALLVLYLLVLLFSHSPRNPFESELYFITTEKDGSKSAPLPLPVANSPSDGTIELSVVIPCYNETSRLKLMFDDSINYLKETLPDRFEILIVDDGSKDSTDSYALDLAHNTYNLKPGQLRVIKFEENRGKGGAVIHGLQHIRGEYGIFADADGASSFKDMSKLLAQVKNVENKNNDKIPAIAIGSRAHMVNTDAVVKRSFIRNFLMYGLHMLVYVFGIRQIKDTQCGFKLFNKSSIALIFPFMHTEGWIFDVEILIIALRKGISVSEVPISWHEVDGSKMDLARDSMNMAIDLVVTRMAYILGIYKDSVVTKTKVE; encoded by the coding sequence ATGGTACGGACGCTCATTTTAGTTGCGCTTGGCCTTGTGGTCGTGGCATTGCTTGTACTGTACCTTTTGGTGTTGCTGTTTTCGCATAGTCCGAGAAACCCTTTCGAAAGTGAACTATATTTCATCACCACTGAGAAGGATGGATCAAAAAGTGCACCTTTACCACTCCCCGTTGCAAACAGCCCTAGTGACGGAACAATAGAGTTGAGTGTTGTCATTCCCTGCTATAACGAGACAAGTCGTCTGAAGCTTATGTTTGACGACTCGATAAAttacttgaaagaaactcTTCCAGATcgatttgaaattttgatcGTTGATGATGGTTCGAAGGACAGCACAGACAGCTATGCATTAGACTTGGCTCATAACACATATAACCTGAAACCAGGTCAGTTGCGCGTGATCAAGTTTGAGGAGAATAGGGGTAAGGGTGGAGCTGTTATCCACGGGCTGCAGCATATTAGAGGTGAGTATGGAATCTTTGCTGATGCTGATGGAGCAAGCAGTTTCAAGGACATGTCAAAACTACTTGCCCAGGTAAAAAATGTCGAAAACAAGAACAATGACAAGATCCCTGCTATAGCAATTGGTTCAAGAGCTCATATGGTCAATACTGATGCTGTTGTTAAACGGTCATTCATTCGCAATTTCCTTATGTATGGTCTCCACATGTTGGTTTACGTGTTTGGTATAAGGCAGATCAAAGATACACAATGTGGATTCAAGTTATTCAACAAAAGCTCAATTGCATTAATTTTCCCGTTCATGCACACTGAAGGATGGATCTTCGATGTGGAGATTCTGATAATAGCATTAAGAAAAGGCATTTCCGTGTCTGAAGTTCCAATTTCGTGGCACGAAGTTGATGGTTCCAAGATGGACTTGGCAAGAGACAGCATGAACATGGCTATTGATCTAGTAGTTACTAGAATGGCTTATATTTTGGGAATTTACAAAGACTCGGTAGTAACCAAGACTAAAGTAGAATAA